One Deltaproteobacteria bacterium genomic window carries:
- a CDS encoding Hpt domain-containing protein, which produces MSADSQSEQQSSAEWIVHEPFNAAMFQDYVGNDTAVARRVVHRFLADAPGRLAAIQQALAAGDAQVLARAAHALKGAVSFFAADAALETAREVETIARTGDLQEAASACVALGNAMSRLTAALEEFLTCAV; this is translated from the coding sequence ATGAGCGCGGATTCGCAAAGCGAGCAGCAGTCAAGTGCAGAATGGATTGTGCACGAGCCGTTCAACGCGGCGATGTTCCAGGACTACGTCGGTAATGACACTGCGGTGGCTCGCCGCGTGGTGCACCGTTTCTTGGCCGATGCGCCCGGCCGCTTGGCTGCGATTCAGCAGGCGCTGGCCGCAGGCGACGCCCAGGTGCTGGCCCGCGCCGCCCACGCCCTCAAAGGAGCCGTGAGCTTCTTCGCCGCCGACGCGGCGCTGGAGACGGCTCGCGAGGTAGAAACGATCGCACGTACGGGTGACTTGCAAGAAGCCGCCAGCGCGTGCGTGGCGCTTGGAAACGCAATGTCTCGATTGACAGCTGCACTGGAAGAGTTTCTCACGTGCGCAGTCTGA
- a CDS encoding chemotaxis protein CheW gives MASGKTDEIRGRAKEAAGALTGDAKLKRKGRTEHRMTNDRHLVIVALDDRQYALPLSAVDRVVRLVEITPLPEAPETILGVINVQGRIVPALSLRRSLHIPERDLRLSDQIIIASFAQRTVALVADAAIDVVEPPEHAVTSASAILSDIAQVDGVVKLAGALVPILNLNPDALLPLDTAGALPPDDRATVIAETYP, from the coding sequence ATGGCTAGCGGCAAAACGGATGAGATCAGGGGACGCGCAAAGGAAGCCGCGGGAGCACTGACTGGCGACGCGAAGCTGAAGCGCAAAGGTCGGACCGAACACCGCATGACCAACGACCGGCATCTCGTGATCGTGGCACTCGATGACCGACAGTACGCGCTGCCATTGTCCGCCGTGGACCGCGTGGTTCGCCTGGTCGAAATCACGCCGTTGCCGGAAGCGCCGGAAACTATCCTGGGTGTGATCAACGTGCAGGGGCGGATCGTTCCCGCGCTGAGTCTGCGCCGTAGCCTGCACATACCGGAACGTGATCTGCGCCTCAGCGATCAGATCATCATTGCGTCCTTTGCACAGCGAACCGTGGCCTTGGTGGCCGACGCCGCCATTGATGTCGTTGAACCGCCGGAGCACGCCGTGACCTCAGCGTCAGCGATCCTGTCCGACATCGCGCAGGTAGACGGCGTCGTGAAACTCGCCGGGGCCCTGGTGCCGATCCTCAATCTCAACCCCGACGCGCTGCTCCCCCTAGACACAGCGGGCGCACTGCCGCCGGATGATAGGGCGACAGTCATTGCGGAGACGTACCCATGA
- a CDS encoding tetratricopeptide repeat protein: MIPGMPPSLLSELSERIATQMGLHFPPERWHDLEQGLRLAARELEFPSLAMCAQWLLATPLTKAQIAVLAGHLTVGETYFLRDDKLFAILEHRVVPELIRDRRATGQRLRIWSAGCCTGEEPYSLAILLSRLLPDWRAWNITILGTDINPGFLRKAAAGVYGQWSFRNEPPWLQHRCFHARANGRFEILDEIKAAVTFSPLNLAEDTYPSLLTNTNAMDVILCRNVLMYFSHERAFAVARNLYRSLVDGGWLIVAPSETSPELFSQFQTVRCDGATLYRKDTARLPAADEASRAASVFPLPDPQPTPTRSAIAWPQPVTAAKAADSLEAPYARAVALYGQGRYEDAAATLRALCADSRGPPAALALLARTYANQGHLVTAQEWADKAIAADKLNAGLHFLLATIVHEEGDSEAAVRSLERALYLDQNFVLAHFTLGNLTMRQGKALRARKHFENTVALLSRCPPDEVLPESEGLTAGRLMDIVRTIGLEDAP; this comes from the coding sequence ATGATCCCCGGCATGCCTCCAAGTCTGCTCTCCGAACTCAGTGAGCGTATCGCGACGCAGATGGGACTACACTTTCCTCCCGAACGCTGGCACGACCTCGAGCAAGGGTTACGGTTGGCGGCTCGTGAGCTCGAGTTTCCGAGCTTGGCCATGTGCGCGCAGTGGCTTCTGGCGACACCGTTGACCAAGGCCCAGATTGCGGTCTTGGCCGGTCATCTGACTGTCGGTGAGACCTACTTTCTGCGCGACGACAAGCTCTTCGCAATCTTGGAGCATCGGGTCGTGCCGGAACTGATTCGCGACCGGCGCGCGACTGGCCAGCGTCTGCGCATCTGGAGCGCCGGATGCTGCACGGGCGAGGAGCCGTACTCTCTTGCCATCCTGCTGAGTCGCCTCCTGCCTGATTGGCGCGCTTGGAACATCACCATCCTCGGCACTGACATCAATCCGGGTTTCTTGCGCAAGGCGGCTGCGGGAGTATACGGCCAATGGTCTTTCCGGAACGAGCCGCCCTGGCTGCAACACCGATGCTTTCACGCTCGCGCGAACGGCCGCTTTGAGATTCTCGACGAGATCAAGGCGGCGGTGACCTTTTCGCCGCTCAACCTCGCCGAGGACACCTATCCATCGCTGCTCACCAACACCAACGCGATGGACGTCATCCTGTGCCGCAATGTGTTGATGTATTTTTCCCACGAGCGGGCGTTCGCCGTGGCGCGCAATCTTTACCGTTCGCTGGTCGATGGCGGCTGGCTGATCGTCGCACCGAGTGAGACCTCGCCGGAACTTTTCTCACAGTTCCAGACGGTCCGCTGCGATGGGGCCACTCTGTATCGGAAGGACACCGCGCGGCTGCCGGCAGCAGACGAGGCTTCCCGTGCCGCAAGCGTATTCCCGCTCCCCGATCCGCAACCTACGCCCACTAGGTCGGCAATCGCATGGCCGCAGCCGGTCACGGCTGCAAAGGCAGCGGACTCGCTGGAGGCACCGTATGCGCGGGCCGTGGCGCTCTACGGGCAGGGCCGCTACGAGGACGCCGCCGCGACACTCCGAGCGCTGTGTGCAGACAGCCGCGGCCCCCCGGCTGCGCTGGCGCTCCTCGCCCGCACCTACGCCAATCAAGGGCATCTCGTGACGGCGCAGGAGTGGGCCGACAAGGCGATCGCTGCCGACAAGCTGAATGCGGGATTGCATTTTCTACTGGCAACCATCGTCCACGAGGAAGGGGACTCTGAGGCGGCCGTTCGGTCGCTCGAACGGGCCCTCTATCTCGACCAGAACTTCGTCCTCGCTCACTTCACGCTGGGCAATCTCACCATGCGGCAGGGCAAGGCACTGCGGGCCAGGAAGCACTTCGAGAACACAGTTGCCTTGCTGAGCCGATGTCCACCAGACGAGGTCCTGCCGGAGTCCGAGGGCCTCACCGCCGGCAGACTGATGGACATCGTCCGCACCATCGGCCTGGAGGATGCGCCATGA
- a CDS encoding purine-binding chemotaxis protein CheW has translation MKHDTPRSTEPAEPVIRRGVALSAADERRILRQRALALAQEPAREATDPPLEIVTFLLAHEQYAIEANFVREVYPLTDLVPLPCTPPFVVGVINVRGQILSVIDLKRFFAVPDQGATDLNKVIILQSHDLEVGILADAIVGTRSLPPSALQSPPPTLTGVRAEYLKGVTSEPLMVLDATAILSDERLIVRDEP, from the coding sequence ATGAAGCACGACACCCCACGATCCACCGAGCCGGCGGAACCGGTGATAAGGAGAGGGGTCGCGCTCAGCGCGGCCGATGAGCGCCGCATCCTGCGACAACGAGCGCTGGCCCTGGCGCAGGAACCGGCACGTGAGGCGACGGACCCACCGCTCGAGATCGTCACGTTTCTGCTGGCGCATGAACAGTACGCCATCGAGGCGAACTTCGTCCGCGAGGTCTATCCATTGACTGACCTCGTGCCGCTGCCGTGCACGCCACCGTTTGTGGTTGGCGTGATCAACGTGCGCGGGCAGATCCTGTCCGTCATCGACCTGAAGCGCTTCTTCGCTGTCCCCGATCAGGGCGCAACCGATCTCAATAAGGTCATCATCCTCCAATCGCACGATTTGGAGGTCGGGATTCTGGCGGATGCGATAGTCGGGACACGGTCGCTGCCTCCCTCGGCCCTGCAATCGCCGCCTCCTACGCTGACCGGCGTCCGCGCCGAGTATTTGAAAGGCGTCACCAGCGAACCGCTGATGGTGTTGGACGCAACCGCCATCTTGTCTGACGAACGCCTGATCGTGCGTGACGAACCGTAA